The proteins below are encoded in one region of Rhinolophus sinicus isolate RSC01 linkage group LG07, ASM3656204v1, whole genome shotgun sequence:
- the RFXANK gene encoding DNA-binding protein RFXANK isoform X1 — translation MEPTEPTEELSLTQQPSTPEFGDPEDPGDEILDGSDTVVLSLFPCTPEPGNPEPEAGASSPQAGSSLKHSTTLTNRQRGNEVSALPATLDSLSIHQLAAQGELSQLKEHLRKGDNLINKPDERGFTPLIWASAFGEIETVRFLLEWGADPHILAKERESALSLASTGGYTDIVGLLLERDVDINIYDWNGGTPLLYAVRGNHVKCVEALLARGADLTTEADSGYTPMDLAVALGYRKVQQVIENHILKLFQSNLVPTDPE, via the exons ATGGAGCCTACCGAGCCTACAGAGGAACTCAGCTTGACCCAGCAGCCCTCCACCCCAGAATTTGGGGACCCTGAAGACCCCGGTGATGAGATCCTTGACGGCTCAGACACAGTGGTGCTCAGTCTCTTCCCCTGCACCCCGGAGCCTGGGAATCCCGAGCCGGAGGCTGGTGCCTCCTCACCTCAGG CAGGCAGCTCCCTGAAGCACTCCACGACACTCACCAATCGGCAACGGGGGAACGAAGTCTCGGCCCTGCCAGCCACCCTGGACT CCCTGTCCATCCACCAGCTTGCAGCCCAGGGGGAACTGAGCCAGCTGAAGGAGCATCTGAGGAAAG GTGACAACCTCATCAACAAGCCAGATGAGCGCGGCTTCACCCCCCTCATCTGGGCCTCGGCCTTTGGAGAGATTGAGACCGTCCGCTTCTTGCTCGAGTGG GGTGCAGACCCCCACATCCTGGCCAAGGAGCGGGAGAGTGCCCTGTCACTAGCCAGCACAGGCGGCTACACGGACATCGTGGGGCTGCTGCTTGAGCGTGATGTGGACATCAACATCTATGACTGG AATGGAGGAACACCACTGCTGTATGCTGTGCGCGGAAACCATGTGAAGTGCGTGGAGGCCTTGCTGG CCCGAGGAGCTGATCTCACCACTGAGGCTGACTCTGGCTACACCCCAATGGACCTCGCCGTGGCTCTGGGATACCGGAAAG TGCAACAGGTGATCGAGAACCAcatcctcaaactcttccagagcAACCTGGTGCCCACCGATCCCGAGTGA
- the BORCS8 gene encoding BLOC-1-related complex subunit 8: MEEPEMQLKGKKVTDKFTESVYVLANEPSVALYRLQEHVRRSLPELAQHKADMQRWEEQSQGAIYTVEYACSAVKNLVDSSVYFRSVEGLLKQAISIRDHMNAATQGHR; this comes from the exons ATGGAGGAACCGGAGATGCAACTCAAGGGGAAGAAAG TCACGGACAAGTTCACTGAGAGTGTCTACGTCCTGGCCAATGAGCCATCTGTGGCCCTGTACCGGCTGCAGGAACATGTGCGCCGCTCTCTGCCAGAGCTGGCCCAGCATAAG GCTGACATGCAGCGGTGGGAGGAGCAGAGCCAGGGAGCCATCTACACAGTGGAGTATGCCTGCAG CGCTGTGAAGAACCTTGTGGACAGCAGCGTCTACTTCCGCAGTGTGGAGGGTCTCCTCAAACAGGCCATCAGCATCCGAGACCACATGAATGCCGCCACCCAGGGCCACAGGTAG
- the NR2C2AP gene encoding nuclear receptor 2C2-associated protein isoform X1 produces MTHSLVCAETVSRVSSVLNRNTRQFGKKHLFDQDEETCWNSDQGPCQWVILEFPQRIRVSQLQIQFQGGFSSRRGCLEGSQGSEAFNKIVDFYPQDNNSLQTFPVPAAEVDRLKVMFEDATDFFGRVVIYHLRVLGEKV; encoded by the exons ATGACCCACTCTTTGGTTTGTGCAGAGACCGTGAGCAG GGTGAGTTCGGTTTTGAATCGTAACACCCGGCAGTTTGGAAAGAAGCATCTGTTCGACCAGGACGAGGAAACGTGCTGGAACTCGGACCAG GGTCCCTGTCAGTGGGTGATACTAGAGTTTCCCCAGCGCATCCGTGTCTCCCAGCTGCAGATCCAGTTCCAGGGAGGCTTCTCCAGTCGCAGGGGCTGCCTGGAAG GTTCCCAGGGGAGTGAGGCTTTCAACAAGATTGTGGATTTCTACCCTCAGGACAACAACTCGCTTCAG ACCTTTCCTGTGCCAGCTGCCGAGGTGGACCGGCTGAAGGTGATGTTTGAGGATGCCACTGACTTTTTTGGCCGTGTGGTCATCTACCACCTGCGGGTGCTGGGGGAGAAGGTGTGA
- the RFXANK gene encoding DNA-binding protein RFXANK isoform X4, whose product MEPTEPTEELSLTQQPSTPEFGDPEDPGDEILDGSDTVVLSLFPCTPEPGNPEPEAGASSPQGSSLKHSTTLTNRQRGNEVSALPATLDCDNLINKPDERGFTPLIWASAFGEIETVRFLLEWGADPHILAKERESALSLASTGGYTDIVGLLLERDVDINIYDWNGGTPLLYAVRGNHVKCVEALLARGADLTTEADSGYTPMDLAVALGYRKVQQVIENHILKLFQSNLVPTDPE is encoded by the exons ATGGAGCCTACCGAGCCTACAGAGGAACTCAGCTTGACCCAGCAGCCCTCCACCCCAGAATTTGGGGACCCTGAAGACCCCGGTGATGAGATCCTTGACGGCTCAGACACAGTGGTGCTCAGTCTCTTCCCCTGCACCCCGGAGCCTGGGAATCCCGAGCCGGAGGCTGGTGCCTCCTCACCTCAGG GCAGCTCCCTGAAGCACTCCACGACACTCACCAATCGGCAACGGGGGAACGAAGTCTCGGCCCTGCCAGCCACCCTGGACT GTGACAACCTCATCAACAAGCCAGATGAGCGCGGCTTCACCCCCCTCATCTGGGCCTCGGCCTTTGGAGAGATTGAGACCGTCCGCTTCTTGCTCGAGTGG GGTGCAGACCCCCACATCCTGGCCAAGGAGCGGGAGAGTGCCCTGTCACTAGCCAGCACAGGCGGCTACACGGACATCGTGGGGCTGCTGCTTGAGCGTGATGTGGACATCAACATCTATGACTGG AATGGAGGAACACCACTGCTGTATGCTGTGCGCGGAAACCATGTGAAGTGCGTGGAGGCCTTGCTGG CCCGAGGAGCTGATCTCACCACTGAGGCTGACTCTGGCTACACCCCAATGGACCTCGCCGTGGCTCTGGGATACCGGAAAG TGCAACAGGTGATCGAGAACCAcatcctcaaactcttccagagcAACCTGGTGCCCACCGATCCCGAGTGA
- the MEF2B gene encoding myocyte-specific enhancer factor 2B, with translation MGRKKIQISRILDQRNRQVTFTKRKFGLMKKAYELSVLCDCEIALIIFNSANRLFQYASTDMDRVLLKYTEYSEPHESRTNTDILETLKRRGVGLDGPELEPDEGLEEPGEKLRKLAGDGGDPALPRPRLYPAVPTMPSPDMVYGALPPPGCDLNGLGEALPAHSRPSPFRPAAPKAGPPGLAHPLFSPSHLASKTPPPLYLAADGRRPDLPGGLAGARGGLSTSRGLYGTLQSSCSAAAPGSTLGGFPFLSAGPPEYGLGDPPPPSGLLQPPTLASWQPSRSDGPLAASAQPSGGRSLGEEGPPARGASPPTPPVSIKSERLSPAPGGPSDFPKTFPYPLLLARPLAEPLRPGPALRRLPTADGWPR, from the exons atgggaaggaaaaaaatccagatcTCACGCATTCTGGACCAAAGGAATCGGCAG GTGACATTTACCAAGAGGAAATTTGGGCTGATGAAGAAGGCCTACGAATTGAGCGTGCTCTGCGACTGTGAGATCGCCCTCATCATCTTCAACAGTGCCAACCGCCTCTTCCAGTACGCCAGCACAGACATGGACCGCGTGCTCCTGAAATACACGGAGTACAGTGAACCCCACGAGAGCCGCACCAACACCGACATCCTGGAG ACACTGAAGCGGAGAGGTGTAGGCCTTGATGGACCAGAGCTGGAGCCAGATGAGGGGCTTGAGGAACCGGGAGAGAAGCTGCGGAAGTTGGCAGGTGACGGGGGTGACCCAGCCTTGCCCCGACCCCGGCTCTAT CCAGCAGTCCCCACTATGCCCAGCCCAGACATGGTATATggggccctgcccccaccaggcTGCGACTTGAATGGGCTTGGGGAGGCCCTGCCCGCCCATAGCCGACCATCTCCCTTCCGGCCAGCAGCCCCTAAAGCTGGGCCCCCAG GCCTGGCCCACCCTCTCTTCTCACCAAGCCACCTTGCCAGCAAGACACCGCCGCCCCTGTACCTGGCAGCTGACGGGCGGAGGCCAGACCTGCCTGGTGGCCTGGCAGGGGCTCGAGGGGGACTGAGCACCTCG AGAGGCCTCTATGGTACCCTGCAGAGTTCCTGCTCGGCCGCAGCCCCAGGATCCACACTTGGGGGCTTCCCATTCCTCTCAGCAGGCCCCCCAG AATATGGCCTGGGAGACCCCCCTCCGCCCTCTGGCTTGCTGCAGCCCCCCACCCTGGCCTCCTGGCAGCCCTCGAGGAGTGATGGGCCTCTAGCGGCCTCTGCCCAGCCCAG TGGGGGCCGCAGCCTGGGCGAGGAGGGCCCCCCAGCCCGTGGTGCCTCCCCGCCCACTCCCCCAGTCAGCATCAAGTCTGAACGCCTCTCACCAGCCCCTGGAGGCCCCAGCGACTTTCCCAAGACCTTCCCTTACCCCTTGCTCCTGGCCCGGCCCCTGGCAGAGCCCCTACGGCCCGGCCCCGCCCTCCGCCGGCTGCCCACTGCTGATGGCTGGCCCCGGTAG
- the NR2C2AP gene encoding nuclear receptor 2C2-associated protein isoform X2, which yields MTHSLVCAETVSRVSSVLNRNTRQFGKKHLFDQDEETCWNSDQGPCQWVILEFPQRIRVSQLQIQFQGGFSSRRGCLEGSQGSEAFNKIVDFYPQDNNSLQISCPGLWGGLCL from the exons ATGACCCACTCTTTGGTTTGTGCAGAGACCGTGAGCAG GGTGAGTTCGGTTTTGAATCGTAACACCCGGCAGTTTGGAAAGAAGCATCTGTTCGACCAGGACGAGGAAACGTGCTGGAACTCGGACCAG GGTCCCTGTCAGTGGGTGATACTAGAGTTTCCCCAGCGCATCCGTGTCTCCCAGCTGCAGATCCAGTTCCAGGGAGGCTTCTCCAGTCGCAGGGGCTGCCTGGAAG GTTCCCAGGGGAGTGAGGCTTTCAACAAGATTGTGGATTTCTACCCTCAGGACAACAACTCGCTTCAGATATCCTGCCCAGGTCTCTGGGGGGGTCTGTGCCTCTGA
- the RFXANK gene encoding DNA-binding protein RFXANK isoform X5, producing the protein MEPTEPTEELSLTQQPSTPEFGDPEDPGDEILDGSDTVVLSLFPCTPEPGNPEPEAGASSPQAGSSLKHSTTLTNRQRGNEVSALPATLDSLSIHQLAAQGELSQLKEHLRKGDNLINKPDERGFTPLIWASAFGEIETVRFLLEWGADPHILAKERESALSLASTGGYTDIVGLLLERDVDINIYDWNGGTPLLYAVRGNHVKCVEALLVQQVIENHILKLFQSNLVPTDPE; encoded by the exons ATGGAGCCTACCGAGCCTACAGAGGAACTCAGCTTGACCCAGCAGCCCTCCACCCCAGAATTTGGGGACCCTGAAGACCCCGGTGATGAGATCCTTGACGGCTCAGACACAGTGGTGCTCAGTCTCTTCCCCTGCACCCCGGAGCCTGGGAATCCCGAGCCGGAGGCTGGTGCCTCCTCACCTCAGG CAGGCAGCTCCCTGAAGCACTCCACGACACTCACCAATCGGCAACGGGGGAACGAAGTCTCGGCCCTGCCAGCCACCCTGGACT CCCTGTCCATCCACCAGCTTGCAGCCCAGGGGGAACTGAGCCAGCTGAAGGAGCATCTGAGGAAAG GTGACAACCTCATCAACAAGCCAGATGAGCGCGGCTTCACCCCCCTCATCTGGGCCTCGGCCTTTGGAGAGATTGAGACCGTCCGCTTCTTGCTCGAGTGG GGTGCAGACCCCCACATCCTGGCCAAGGAGCGGGAGAGTGCCCTGTCACTAGCCAGCACAGGCGGCTACACGGACATCGTGGGGCTGCTGCTTGAGCGTGATGTGGACATCAACATCTATGACTGG AATGGAGGAACACCACTGCTGTATGCTGTGCGCGGAAACCATGTGAAGTGCGTGGAGGCCTTGCTGG TGCAACAGGTGATCGAGAACCAcatcctcaaactcttccagagcAACCTGGTGCCCACCGATCCCGAGTGA
- the RFXANK gene encoding DNA-binding protein RFXANK isoform X3 yields MEPTEPTEELSLTQQPSTPEFGDPEDPGDEILDGSDTVVLSLFPCTPEPGNPEPEAGASSPQAGSSLKHSTTLTNRQRGNEVSALPATLDCDNLINKPDERGFTPLIWASAFGEIETVRFLLEWGADPHILAKERESALSLASTGGYTDIVGLLLERDVDINIYDWNGGTPLLYAVRGNHVKCVEALLARGADLTTEADSGYTPMDLAVALGYRKVQQVIENHILKLFQSNLVPTDPE; encoded by the exons ATGGAGCCTACCGAGCCTACAGAGGAACTCAGCTTGACCCAGCAGCCCTCCACCCCAGAATTTGGGGACCCTGAAGACCCCGGTGATGAGATCCTTGACGGCTCAGACACAGTGGTGCTCAGTCTCTTCCCCTGCACCCCGGAGCCTGGGAATCCCGAGCCGGAGGCTGGTGCCTCCTCACCTCAGG CAGGCAGCTCCCTGAAGCACTCCACGACACTCACCAATCGGCAACGGGGGAACGAAGTCTCGGCCCTGCCAGCCACCCTGGACT GTGACAACCTCATCAACAAGCCAGATGAGCGCGGCTTCACCCCCCTCATCTGGGCCTCGGCCTTTGGAGAGATTGAGACCGTCCGCTTCTTGCTCGAGTGG GGTGCAGACCCCCACATCCTGGCCAAGGAGCGGGAGAGTGCCCTGTCACTAGCCAGCACAGGCGGCTACACGGACATCGTGGGGCTGCTGCTTGAGCGTGATGTGGACATCAACATCTATGACTGG AATGGAGGAACACCACTGCTGTATGCTGTGCGCGGAAACCATGTGAAGTGCGTGGAGGCCTTGCTGG CCCGAGGAGCTGATCTCACCACTGAGGCTGACTCTGGCTACACCCCAATGGACCTCGCCGTGGCTCTGGGATACCGGAAAG TGCAACAGGTGATCGAGAACCAcatcctcaaactcttccagagcAACCTGGTGCCCACCGATCCCGAGTGA
- the RFXANK gene encoding DNA-binding protein RFXANK isoform X2, protein MEPTEPTEELSLTQQPSTPEFGDPEDPGDEILDGSDTVVLSLFPCTPEPGNPEPEAGASSPQGSSLKHSTTLTNRQRGNEVSALPATLDSLSIHQLAAQGELSQLKEHLRKGDNLINKPDERGFTPLIWASAFGEIETVRFLLEWGADPHILAKERESALSLASTGGYTDIVGLLLERDVDINIYDWNGGTPLLYAVRGNHVKCVEALLARGADLTTEADSGYTPMDLAVALGYRKVQQVIENHILKLFQSNLVPTDPE, encoded by the exons ATGGAGCCTACCGAGCCTACAGAGGAACTCAGCTTGACCCAGCAGCCCTCCACCCCAGAATTTGGGGACCCTGAAGACCCCGGTGATGAGATCCTTGACGGCTCAGACACAGTGGTGCTCAGTCTCTTCCCCTGCACCCCGGAGCCTGGGAATCCCGAGCCGGAGGCTGGTGCCTCCTCACCTCAGG GCAGCTCCCTGAAGCACTCCACGACACTCACCAATCGGCAACGGGGGAACGAAGTCTCGGCCCTGCCAGCCACCCTGGACT CCCTGTCCATCCACCAGCTTGCAGCCCAGGGGGAACTGAGCCAGCTGAAGGAGCATCTGAGGAAAG GTGACAACCTCATCAACAAGCCAGATGAGCGCGGCTTCACCCCCCTCATCTGGGCCTCGGCCTTTGGAGAGATTGAGACCGTCCGCTTCTTGCTCGAGTGG GGTGCAGACCCCCACATCCTGGCCAAGGAGCGGGAGAGTGCCCTGTCACTAGCCAGCACAGGCGGCTACACGGACATCGTGGGGCTGCTGCTTGAGCGTGATGTGGACATCAACATCTATGACTGG AATGGAGGAACACCACTGCTGTATGCTGTGCGCGGAAACCATGTGAAGTGCGTGGAGGCCTTGCTGG CCCGAGGAGCTGATCTCACCACTGAGGCTGACTCTGGCTACACCCCAATGGACCTCGCCGTGGCTCTGGGATACCGGAAAG TGCAACAGGTGATCGAGAACCAcatcctcaaactcttccagagcAACCTGGTGCCCACCGATCCCGAGTGA